One Algoriphagus sp. Y33 genomic window, GTCAGAAACATATTGACGACCAGTAATAAGTCCACCTGTTTATTCTTTACTCTTTTGGCAATGTCATTGTAATAGTTGTAATAAGACTGGCTGTCCCTACTGGTAAAATTGGTGCCAAATTGGGTATTGTATTCCTTGATGAAATCTTCCAGCTCATCCCTCGAATGTTGGAAGGAAAGATCTTGCGCTCCAGTCCCATACTTCACGGTAGGTTCGGCCGCCATCAGGAGTTCCTCTTCTTCGATAAAGCCCACTGCGTCTTTATCTTCTTCATTTGCCTGATAGGAAAAAATAGTAGCCAATTTCAAATTATGCTGTCCTTCTTCTTTTTTCTGTAAAAAGAGTTTGTAGTATTCAATCAGTACAGGAACACTGGATACACAAAAGATGGCTGTGAATTCTCTATTATGGGTTTTTCTGCTGTGGTGGGCGATGATGTAATCGCTGACATTATTGAGCCGTTGAGGTGCATTCATGACCTCGGCTTCATCTATGGCTTCTACCTCGATGTCCAAGACGTTGTCCCTTTTTTTGAACGTCCGGATATACTCCACCGAAAACTTCAGCACATTGCCGTCCCGGATAGCATCTGTGATCACATATCGGTGCAGACAGTCGCCAAACAGCATTTTAGTGGTTCGCTTTCCGTACTCATTGGTTCCGGCATTGTTTTCAAAAATAGGTGTACCTGTAAACCCAAACATCTGGCAGTTCTCAAAAAAGCTCTTGATATCTTCATGAGTCTTTCCAAACTGACTGCGGTGACATTCATCAAAGATAAAAACGATACGCTTGTCTCTCAAAACCTCCATTTTATCCAAATACCTCTTTTTGGTGATAGCGGTATTGAGCTTCTGAATGGTGGTAACGATCAGCTTATTGTCACCCGAAAGTTGATTGACCAGGGTATTGGTGTTGTTTGTTCCATCAATGCTTCCCTTGCTAAAAGCGTTAAACTCCTTGGTGGTTTGGTAATCCAAATCTTTCCGGTCTACAACAAATACTACTTTATAGACTTGCGGTAGGTTGGTGAGTATCTGAGCAGTCTTAAAGGAAGTAAGGGTTTTGCCAGATCCTGTAGTATGCCAGATATATCCATACTTGGGAGTGGTTTTCACCCGTTCCACGATCGCCTCCACCGCATAAAACTGATAAGGTCTCAATACCATCAGCATTTTCTGGGATTCATTGAGTACGGTGTACTTGGTGATCATCTTGGAGATATGGCAGGGCTCCAAAAAGACTTCAGAAAAATCCGATAGCTGTGTAATCAACTGGTTTTTCTGATCTGCCCAGAAAAACGTTTGCTTGAAGGATCGGCCTTTCAGAGGACAGTTGGCGTAGTACTTGGTGTTTACTCCATTACTGATAACAAAGAGCTGTACAAACTGAAACAATCCGTGTCCCGCCCAATAGGAATGACGTTCGTAGCGATTGGTCTGGTTAAACGCTTCCTTAAGCTCCAAACCTCTTCGCTTAAGTTCTATTTGTACCAGAGGTAAGCCATTGATCAACAGGGTTACGTCATAGCGGTTTTTATAGCTGCCGTCAATACTGATCTGCCGGGTCACTTGAAACTCATTTTGACACCAATGGATTTGATTGACGAGTTCTATGGTCTTGGTCTCACCCTGGTCATTGATGTAAGGCACTCGGTCGCGGAGGATTTTTGCCCGTTCAAATACATTTCCTTTATTGATGTAATTGAGTATTTGCTTGAAATCACTATCGGATAGGACAGTTTTGTTGTGCTTTTCCAGTTGGACTCTCAGGTTTGTCAGTAGATCCTTCTCGTCACGGATTATCACCTTTTTATGGGCCAGCTTCTCCAGTTGAGTCACCAATTTATCTTCTAGTATTTGTTCAGGTTGGGTGGTCATAAAAAAAATGAGCTATCTCTATTTGAATTATGTTTTGGTTTTTGTTGTTTTACCTGTCGAAGCGCTTTGATTGATCCGAAGGCCTACGTCGTACGTAGGAGTGCAATTAGGATGAGTTGGGGCGTTTTTTGTTTTTACTGTTGGGTATGTAATCATGGTTATTCGGCACAAATAACCAATGTCTGTATGGGTGAAGGAACCGATTAAGTGGATCACCGTCCATACTCGTAGAGACACCAATATTAAAGTTTGGCCGGATTTCCCTTATTTTTTTATTGATAAACTTGTAAACGTATTCTTTCGCTACTGTTCTTTTTCCCCTTCTTGTTTCTCCATCAGGTTTATCCTTATGGTGATCGTTTAGTCTGAAACCCATTGACCCAAGAACCACGTCAGTACATTGTAGAAGGATGTGTTTTTTAGAATCCACCTCATATATTGCGTCTTTACGGACCTTCAATCTTGCCAAAGCCAATTCAGGCAGATACTGCAAGCTATGGATATATTCTTTGAAATGAAGGTTTTTTTCATATTGATCCGGCAACTCATCAAAATATAGTTCAAGTGGTATATCGTAATCCGATTCTAAGTTACTGAAGCCAAATGCGTGCTTGATAAATTGGTAATAAAGGAGATGATATTCCTTTTTGCGATGTTCATTACTAAGTTCTCGGGGAATGAAGCGATTATCTGTAAACATTACCCTAAACTTGACAATCCCTTCCTTAATGATCTCAAAAAAGAGGTTCATCATTTCACAGTAGGTTTCTACCCGGTAGCCGTTGATATTGCTCCATTTCAGTTCCGAGTCTTCCATACCAATGTCCTGCTTTTTGCTGATAAGTAGATTATTGACGCGTTCATAATCGGCAATAGGGATCAGGCATCCTCCGTAAAAATTGGAATAATAGCGACCGGAACTTATCGACTCATCGCAGAATATGTAGAACCCTTTGTTCATATCAAACAAGTATTCCCTAAAGTTAAATAAATAGTTCCGATTGACACAGGTACATAAAAAGCAAAAGACACGCCCTGGGACGCTGATCTTACGGGTAGCGTGGCGTGTACTGTCGATATGAAGATAAGAAATTGGAATAGTAAAATCTACCTCAATGCCCTGCTCATTTGCTCAATCGCCTTTTTCTTTTGTTCCATATTAGGGTGTACATACAGGTTCAAGGTCGTGCTAATATTTGAGTGGCCTAGCAGGACACTTACCGTTTTATAATCGCATTTGCTTTCTATACAGCGTGTGGCAAAGCTGTGCCGGAGTCCATGAAACTTAAGTTCCGGCATATCCAGTTCCTTCATAAATTTCTGGTAGTAACTTCTATAGGTTCTGGGCTCCGTGGGCTTTTGATCATTGGTCAGCACAAAAAAGACAGGATTTACAATTTTCTTGATAGGTTTCAGCAGGCGCAGCAAATCGCGACTCATGGGGATTTCCCGGATAGAATTCTTGGTTTTGGGCGAATCCAGTATCAGCTCTGTTTTTCGGATATCGTTTTCTATGATATAAATCCGCTGGATGGTCTTACCTACCTGAATGACTCCATGATCCGTGTCTATATCCTCCCAGGTGAGGGCGCAAAGCTCGCCGATCCGAAGACCGGTACTCAGGCAGATATAGATTCCCAGATTTCGGAAAGTAAAGTGTTCCTGCACGTAGTTCATGATCTTTTTCTGCTGGGTTTTGCTCAATACTTCCAAGTGCTGTTTCTCCCGCTCCGTAGGAAACCGGATGTCCAACGGGGTATTCTCCAGCCATTGGTTTTTAGTTCCGAATTTGAGTATCATCTTCAAGACGATCAGGATATCCTTTACGGTTTTCTGACTAAGACCTTGATCCAACTTCTGGAATACAAAGGATTGAACATCCGATTCGTTCAATCCAGTCTTGTCCTCAAATGCAGGCAGGATATGGTTTTCGATCAATAGGACATAAGCGGAAAAACTGGATTTTTTGATGTACTGTCTTTTGTCAGTTTTCCATAGCGTGATGACTTCCGAAAGAGTCTTTTGTTTTGACATATTTTCTGGTTTTAAAATGAATAAAAGCCAAAGGAAACCAATCGAATTTTTAAATCCTTAGGGATGGGTGTTCTCCTAGTTTCCCCCTTTGAGATTTAAGGGGTTTGGGGAGGAGTGGGTTGAGAAAAGGCTTGAAGGTTTATTTAAAGAATTTAAGAGTGGAACTGGAATTACGTCGGCGCATATAAATGACGATGGTAACTATCCCGTTTATGGAGGGAACGGTCTTCGTGGGTTTACTGATACATTTACTCATGATGGGTTCTATTTACTGATTGGAAGACAGGGGGCTCTTTGTGGGAATATAAACCGATCTTATGGTAAAGCATTTATTTCAGAGCATGCGATTGCTGGAATGGCAAATGATGAATCTGATACAGAATGGCTAGCTCAAAGGTTAAGGTATTACAACCTAAACAGATTGTCGGAATCCTCTGCACAACCAGGACTGTCAGTTGCTAAACTTCTCAGATTTAAACTGGTTGTTCCAGATAAAACTGAGCAACAAAAAATAGCAGCCTTCTTAGAAACCTTGGATAAGCAAATCGAAGCCCAAATCAAAATCATTAAACAATTAGAAACCCTAATGTCCGGTCTCCGGCAAAAGATCTTTTCTCAGCAGATAAGGTTTAAAGATGATGAAGGGAATGATTTCCCGGATTGGGAGGAGAAGAGGTTGGAAGAAATTGGAAAAACCTATAATGGACTTACTGGAAAAACCAAAGAGGATTTCGGCGTGGGCAAGAGGTATATTCAGTATAAACAGATTTTTGATTCTTCGAGCATTGACATATCTAAAAGCGGCTTTGTTAATGTCCCGGAAAATGAGGGGCAAACTAAAGTGAAATTGGGAGATGTTTTTTTTACTGTTTCTTCTGAAACTCCTGAAGAAGTTGGTATGAGCTCTGTTTTGTTGGAAGAAGTAGAAGATGTTTATTTAAACAGTTTTGCTTTGGCTACAGACCCACTTCGTTGAATAAACTGAATCCACTATTTGCTAAGTACTTGTTTAGAAGTAGTATGTTTAGAACCCTAGTTGTCAAACTGGCACAAGGAAGCACTAGGTTCAATTTGTCAAAAATTGAGCTACTGAAACTAACAATCTTATTACCCAATCCTGCTGAACAAACCAAAATCGCCAATTTCCTCTCATCTATCGACAAGAAAATAGCGTCCGAAAAGCAAATTTTGGCCCAATACCAAAACCAGAAAAAGTACTTTTTGCAAAGCCTGTTTATATAAATAAGTTCTGCAAAAAGTATTGCTTTTGTTGTTTCAGAAGCTCTAGGTGCTTGGTTTCGAGTTTAATTTTTTTGTCGATTGCGGATAGGATGGAAGCGATTTTTTGCTGTCCTTCGATGGAAGGAACTGTAATGCTTTGGCTAAGCAAATCATTCTCATGGATACGTTTGCTTCCTGAACCACTTGCTATTGATTCAAGGCGCTTATAAAAAGAGGGTCTACTGATATATTGGAATAGAAACTCTGGATCAATTTTTGAACTAATAATGTCCAATGCAGGGACGTCACCTGAGCTGAGAAAACTGTCGAACTCTTCGGATACTATAGCTAATGCACCATTGAAAAGATTTTGCTTTCCGTAAATTAGTTGCCCTTTTTTTCGAACGTAATAGTTTGTCGAACCAATTGATAGTGTATCAGAGTTGTCATTTCTGGATATCCCCTTCAGATGGAGTTTGACTGTTAGCAACTTGTTTTTATCAATGTTAGAGGGTTTGATTTTTTCAGGAATGGTAAGAGCTTCCTTTAGTTGAACTGGTACCCACTTTTCTTCATGCTCAGCCAGTTTCACTTTTCGCATAAATATGTTACTACTTAACCCTGATTTTAGAGCCTTCAACTCCTCAATGATTTTGATTTGGGTCTGGATACGCTGGCCAATTAAGGAAAGGAAAGATGCTATTCTTCGCTGTTCACACTCATCAGGCACCGTAATAAAGCAGTGGTTGATTTCTCCTAGGTTTATCTTTTTGGGAAATGCGATATGAATAATTCGCTTGTGGAGTTCTCGCTTAAAAAAGCTTGTAGAAATAAAATGATTGAGATATTCAACTTTGAGGCTCTCATTTTTTATTCTTATTAGAGCTAGGCTGACATAGTATGCTAAAGGGTTATCATTTTTAACTATTGCTGTTGAACCTATAATACCAGCCGTTATCCTGGTCATTAAAATATCACCAGTTTGGGGCTTGATTTTATACTCAGTTTCAAAAGCTTCCGGTGTTATGTACTTTTCTGTTCCTGCTAAATCACCAATATTCTCAACACTTACAAACGGAATTCCAAATTTCACATACTTCGGAGTTTGATGTGTCCCATCAAATATTTCCGCAAATTTCCCAAGACTGTTTTTAGTCCACTCTCCCCCAAACCCCTTAAATCTCAAAGGGGGAAAATTGCCTACCGATTTGTTATTCTTGCTCATTATTGATTTTCTTTTTCTTAGCTGAAAACATTGAGGATATTTTATCGCCTATTTTTGCAACCGTTTAATATCTTCCTCGATTTCTTTGAGGCTTTGTTCCTTTTCGATGGATTTTTGTGTATCCCTGTATTTTTCATATTCCAAACCCGATTTTTCATTGGTAGAAAAATCGGAAATCCCGATTTTTCTCATGGAGCTGTTTTGTTCTAATTCACCTTCTTTGTAAATATTGAGAATGTGCTCATTGATGGTTGACTTTCCTTTTCGAAAAAGCGTAGCCATTTGCTCGATTGTCAACCAGACTGTTTCGTCTTCCAGATGGACATCAATTTTTATTGTACCGTCAGCATTTTGGTATAGTAAAAGTTGGCTGTTGCTGCTCATATTCTGACTGTTTTGATAATTAAAACTGGAGCCCCAGCTCTTTAAAATATCCAGCGATTTCCCGATCCAGCTCCGCACGCTGGGCTTCCAGGGTCTTGATTTCCTTCATGACAGTATCGAGATCCACGGGTTCCTCCTCTTCAAAAGTATCCACATAACGGGGGATATTGAGGTTATAGTCATTTTCGGCGATCTCCTTTAGGGTGACTACTGCGCTGTATTTGTCCAGGGTTTCTCGATTGCGGTAGGTATTGACGATGCGTTCTACATCGGAATTGCGCAGCACGTTCTGGTTCTTTTCCTTGACAAAACAGTCCTCCCCACTGGCATCGATAAAAATGACATTGTCATCAACTTTACGACATTTGCTCAGCACCATGATACAGGTGGGGATGGAGGTACCGTAAAAGATATTGGCAGGCAAGCCGATCACGGCATCCAACCAGTTCTTTTCCATGACAATGTACTTTCGGATATGTCCCTCGGCAGCTCCCCTGAACAGCACCCCATGAGGGAATACACTGGCCATCACGCCATTGTCGGCCAATTGGTGTAGCATGTGCTGCAAAAAGGCGTAATCAGCCTTGGTTTTCGGTGCCAATCGTCCATATTGGCTAAAGCGCTCATCGGTGGAGTTTAAGGGATTGTCATCCCCTTTCCAATGCGCTGAGAACGGAGGGTTGGCCACCACCGCCTCAAAACGTCGACCCAGGTGTTGTGGATTTTCCAGTGTATCCTCCTGACGAATGTCAAAATTGCGGTAATGGACATCATGCAAGATCATGTTCATCCGTGCCAGATTGTAGGTAGTACGGTTGAGCTCTTGCCCATAAAATTCGCTCACATCGGCCTCCTTGGCCACCCGCAGGAGCAGGGATCCCGATCCGCAGGTAGGGTCATAGACCGACTTGATTTTTTCTTTACCGGAAGTAACGATTTTCGCCAGGATTTTGGAAACCTGCTGAGGGGTATAGAACTCCCCTGCTTTTTTACCCGCTCCGGCGGCAAACTCAGAAATCATATATTCGTAAGCATCCCCCAGTACATCGGCATCCATATCGCTGAGCTTAAAATCGATCTTGTCCAGATGGGAGAGGATTTTGACTATAATCTCATTTCTTGCACCGACAGTCCTGCCGATTTTGGTGGAGTTGAGATCCAAATCTTCAAACAAGGCATTGAAGTCCTCTTCTGATTCTGTGCCCATGGTGCTTTGCTCGATATGGTTCAGTACAGACTTTAAGTCCTCCAGTATGTAGTTGCTTTCACTTTCCGTGTCCGCATTTCCTTTGGCCGCCAAAACGGAAAACAATTGGGAAGGCGCTAAGAAGTATCCCAGTTTCAGCAAGGATTCTTCCTTAATAGCTTCCAGTGTATCCTGATCGGCGACTTCCTTGTAATCCGTTACCTCTTCTCCGACAAGTAGTTCATTGGCATAGAGGTATTGTTTTT contains:
- a CDS encoding type I restriction endonuclease subunit R, whose protein sequence is MTTQPEQILEDKLVTQLEKLAHKKVIIRDEKDLLTNLRVQLEKHNKTVLSDSDFKQILNYINKGNVFERAKILRDRVPYINDQGETKTIELVNQIHWCQNEFQVTRQISIDGSYKNRYDVTLLINGLPLVQIELKRRGLELKEAFNQTNRYERHSYWAGHGLFQFVQLFVISNGVNTKYYANCPLKGRSFKQTFFWADQKNQLITQLSDFSEVFLEPCHISKMITKYTVLNESQKMLMVLRPYQFYAVEAIVERVKTTPKYGYIWHTTGSGKTLTSFKTAQILTNLPQVYKVVFVVDRKDLDYQTTKEFNAFSKGSIDGTNNTNTLVNQLSGDNKLIVTTIQKLNTAITKKRYLDKMEVLRDKRIVFIFDECHRSQFGKTHEDIKSFFENCQMFGFTGTPIFENNAGTNEYGKRTTKMLFGDCLHRYVITDAIRDGNVLKFSVEYIRTFKKRDNVLDIEVEAIDEAEVMNAPQRLNNVSDYIIAHHSRKTHNREFTAIFCVSSVPVLIEYYKLFLQKKEEGQHNLKLATIFSYQANEEDKDAVGFIEEEELLMAAEPTVKYGTGAQDLSFQHSRDELEDFIKEYNTQFGTNFTSRDSQSYYNYYNDIAKRVKNKQVDLLLVVNMFLTGFDSKHLNTLYVDKNLKYHGLIQAYSRTNRILNELKSQGNIVCFRNLKEATDEAITLFSNLNARDEIIIEPYEDYVAKFNNAYLELLKIAPTVDSVNDFPSEEEELAFIKAFRELMRTKNVLTTFTEFTFDDLDMTGQLFEDYKSKYLDLYDKTKNHDQVEKVSILDDVDFELELIHRDEINVTYILKLLAKLKDAAPEDQEKQKKALIELISGDAQLRSKRELIEKFIRENLPQIADSDDIPEAFDDYWDEERKAALKKLSNEENLDEEKLQEVISQYLFTEKKPMRDQVIDLLNKRPALKERANIAERVTDRILRFVETFVSGVTG
- a CDS encoding DUF3800 domain-containing protein, yielding MNKGFYIFCDESISSGRYYSNFYGGCLIPIADYERVNNLLISKKQDIGMEDSELKWSNINGYRVETYCEMMNLFFEIIKEGIVKFRVMFTDNRFIPRELSNEHRKKEYHLLYYQFIKHAFGFSNLESDYDIPLELYFDELPDQYEKNLHFKEYIHSLQYLPELALARLKVRKDAIYEVDSKKHILLQCTDVVLGSMGFRLNDHHKDKPDGETRRGKRTVAKEYVYKFINKKIREIRPNFNIGVSTSMDGDPLNRFLHPYRHWLFVPNNHDYIPNSKNKKRPNSS
- a CDS encoding site-specific integrase, which translates into the protein MSKQKTLSEVITLWKTDKRQYIKKSSFSAYVLLIENHILPAFEDKTGLNESDVQSFVFQKLDQGLSQKTVKDILIVLKMILKFGTKNQWLENTPLDIRFPTEREKQHLEVLSKTQQKKIMNYVQEHFTFRNLGIYICLSTGLRIGELCALTWEDIDTDHGVIQVGKTIQRIYIIENDIRKTELILDSPKTKNSIREIPMSRDLLRLLKPIKKIVNPVFFVLTNDQKPTEPRTYRSYYQKFMKELDMPELKFHGLRHSFATRCIESKCDYKTVSVLLGHSNISTTLNLYVHPNMEQKKKAIEQMSRALR
- a CDS encoding restriction endonuclease subunit S codes for the protein MRFKGFGEEWVEKRLEGLFKEFKSGTGITSAHINDDGNYPVYGGNGLRGFTDTFTHDGFYLLIGRQGALCGNINRSYGKAFISEHAIAGMANDESDTEWLAQRLRYYNLNRLSESSAQPGLSVAKLLRFKLVVPDKTEQQKIAAFLETLDKQIEAQIKIIKQLETLMSGLRQKIFSQQIRFKDDEGNDFPDWEEKRLEEIGKTYNGLTGKTKEDFGVGKRYIQYKQIFDSSSIDISKSGFVNVPENEGQTKVKLGDVFFTVSSETPEEVGMSSVLLEEVEDVYLNSFALATDPLR
- a CDS encoding restriction endonuclease subunit S, which encodes MNKLNPLFAKYLFRSSMFRTLVVKLAQGSTRFNLSKIELLKLTILLPNPAEQTKIANFLSSIDKKIASEKQILAQYQNQKKYFLQSLFI
- a CDS encoding restriction endonuclease subunit S gives rise to the protein MSKNNKSVGNFPPLRFKGFGGEWTKNSLGKFAEIFDGTHQTPKYVKFGIPFVSVENIGDLAGTEKYITPEAFETEYKIKPQTGDILMTRITAGIIGSTAIVKNDNPLAYYVSLALIRIKNESLKVEYLNHFISTSFFKRELHKRIIHIAFPKKINLGEINHCFITVPDECEQRRIASFLSLIGQRIQTQIKIIEELKALKSGLSSNIFMRKVKLAEHEEKWVPVQLKEALTIPEKIKPSNIDKNKLLTVKLHLKGISRNDNSDTLSIGSTNYYVRKKGQLIYGKQNLFNGALAIVSEEFDSFLSSGDVPALDIISSKIDPEFLFQYISRPSFYKRLESIASGSGSKRIHENDLLSQSITVPSIEGQQKIASILSAIDKKIKLETKHLELLKQQKQYFLQNLFI
- a CDS encoding type I restriction-modification system subunit M produces the protein MSEDQKKILESQLWGIANLLRGKISADDYRDYILGFIFYKYLSEKQYLYANELLVGEEVTDYKEVADQDTLEAIKEESLLKLGYFLAPSQLFSVLAAKGNADTESESNYILEDLKSVLNHIEQSTMGTESEEDFNALFEDLDLNSTKIGRTVGARNEIIVKILSHLDKIDFKLSDMDADVLGDAYEYMISEFAAGAGKKAGEFYTPQQVSKILAKIVTSGKEKIKSVYDPTCGSGSLLLRVAKEADVSEFYGQELNRTTYNLARMNMILHDVHYRNFDIRQEDTLENPQHLGRRFEAVVANPPFSAHWKGDDNPLNSTDERFSQYGRLAPKTKADYAFLQHMLHQLADNGVMASVFPHGVLFRGAAEGHIRKYIVMEKNWLDAVIGLPANIFYGTSIPTCIMVLSKCRKVDDNVIFIDASGEDCFVKEKNQNVLRNSDVERIVNTYRNRETLDKYSAVVTLKEIAENDYNLNIPRYVDTFEEEEPVDLDTVMKEIKTLEAQRAELDREIAGYFKELGLQF